A single Candidatus Omnitrophota bacterium DNA region contains:
- the serS gene encoding serine--tRNA ligase, whose amino-acid sequence MLDPKFIRENRDVIRKALEDRNDPVDRLDRFFVLDEERKTYIKEVEDLKCRKNASSKKIGELIKAGQDAEEARAEVKTLTEKITGLDEKLKEVEEGFSAVLAMIPNVPHESVPIGKSSEDNKLVKEVGDKPLFRFKPRDHVEIGKMNGLFDLERGAKISGAGFPVFRGPGARLERALINFMLDIHTKEHGYTEFSPPFIVNKASMYGTGQLPKLAEDMYKLSEEDMYLIPTAEVPVTNLHAGEVLEETSLPLCYTAYTPCFRREAGSYGKDTKGLIRVHQFDKVEMVKFTTPETSMEEHEKLLADAEDILLRLDLPYRVLVLCTGDMSFAAHKCYDIELWAPGSDRWLEVSSCSVFSDFQARRANIKYQPDDRTGKPRFVHTLNASGVALPRLVVAILEIYQQEDGSVLVPEALRPYFGKDKIEPGMA is encoded by the coding sequence ATGCTGGACCCGAAATTCATAAGAGAGAACAGGGATGTTATCCGTAAAGCCCTGGAGGACAGGAACGATCCTGTCGACAGGTTGGACCGCTTTTTCGTCCTGGACGAAGAGCGTAAAACCTATATAAAAGAGGTGGAGGATCTTAAATGCCGCAAGAACGCTTCTTCCAAGAAGATAGGGGAACTCATAAAGGCCGGGCAGGACGCGGAAGAGGCCAGAGCCGAGGTAAAAACGCTTACGGAAAAGATAACCGGGCTTGACGAAAAGCTTAAAGAGGTTGAGGAAGGATTTTCCGCGGTGCTGGCCATGATACCCAATGTGCCGCATGAAAGTGTTCCCATAGGTAAGAGTTCCGAGGATAATAAACTGGTGAAAGAGGTGGGAGATAAGCCTCTTTTCCGGTTCAAGCCACGGGATCATGTCGAGATCGGGAAGATGAACGGTCTTTTTGACCTTGAACGCGGAGCCAAGATCTCAGGCGCGGGTTTCCCCGTTTTCCGTGGACCGGGCGCGCGGCTTGAAAGAGCGCTTATAAACTTCATGCTGGATATCCATACTAAAGAGCACGGATATACGGAATTTTCCCCGCCTTTTATCGTTAACAAGGCTTCCATGTACGGAACGGGACAGCTGCCTAAGCTTGCCGAGGACATGTATAAACTCTCGGAAGAGGACATGTACCTTATCCCTACGGCGGAAGTACCCGTGACCAATCTTCATGCCGGGGAAGTTTTGGAGGAGACCAGCCTGCCCCTGTGCTATACGGCGTATACCCCGTGTTTCCGGAGGGAGGCCGGCTCCTATGGGAAGGACACGAAGGGGCTTATCCGCGTGCACCAGTTCGACAAGGTAGAGATGGTAAAGTTCACCACGCCGGAGACATCGATGGAAGAGCACGAGAAGCTTCTTGCCGACGCGGAAGATATTCTCCTCAGGCTCGACTTGCCTTACAGGGTGTTGGTCCTGTGTACGGGGGATATGAGCTTCGCGGCCCATAAATGTTATGATATAGAACTCTGGGCTCCGGGATCGGACAGATGGCTCGAGGTGTCCAGTTGTTCGGTATTCTCGGACTTCCAGGCCCGCCGCGCCAACATAAAGTACCAGCCTGATGACAGGACCGGGAAACCCCGGTTTGTGCATACGCTGAACGCTTCAGGTGTGGCCCTTCCACGGCTTGTTGTAGCGATACTTGAGATATACCAGCAGGAAGACGGCTCGGTACTTGTGCCCGAGGCGTTACGTCCATATTTTGGGAAAGACAAGATAGAACCGGGGATGGCTTGA